A DNA window from Trichosurus vulpecula isolate mTriVul1 chromosome 2, mTriVul1.pri, whole genome shotgun sequence contains the following coding sequences:
- the LOC118837920 gene encoding olfactory receptor 8B3-like — MALENGSSVTEFILAGLTDQPELQLPLFVLFIGTYVITIVGNVGLIILIRINSQLHTPMYYFLFNLSFIDLCYSSVFTPKMLMNFVLTENIISYSGCMAQLFFFCFFVISENYVLTIMAYDRYVAICNPLLYNVTMSNQVCSLLLGGAYAMGFAGAMAHTGCMLRLSFCDANIINHYMCDIIPVLQLSCTSTYINELVVFIVVGINIIVPSVTIFISYTLILSSILKISSTEGRSKAFSTCSSHIIVITIFFGSASFMYFKPSSLGSEDQGKVSSIFYTNMVPMVNPIIYSLRNKDVKTALRTTFLEFEFES; from the exons ATGGCTTTGGAAAATGGCTCTTCAGTGACTGAGTTCATCCTTGCAGGCTTAACAGATCAACCAGAGCTTCAGCTTCCCCTATTTGTCCTGTTTATTGGGACCTATGTGATCACTATAGTGGGAAACGTGGGACTGATCATTTTAATCAGGATTAATTCTCAGCTTCACACTCCTATGTACTATTTCCTCTTCAACTTATCTTTCATAGATCTCTGCTACTCTTCTGTCTTTACTCCCAAAATGTTGATGAATTTTGTCCTAACAGAAAACATCATCTCTTATTCAGGGTGTATGGCTCagctctttttcttctgtttttttgttatttctgaaAACTATGTGTTGACAATAATGGCTTATGATCGTTATGTTGCCATCTGTAATCCTTTGCTGTATAATGTTACTATGTCTAATCAGGTGTGTTCATTGCTATTGGGTGGGGCATATGCAATGGGGTTTGCTGGTGCCATGGCGCACACTGGATGCATGCTGAGACTGTCCTTCTGTGATGCCAACATCATAAACCACTATATGTGTGACATAATCCCTGTCCTTCAGCTGTCCTGCACAAGCACCTATATCAATGAGCTGGTGGTTTTCATTGTTGTGGGCATTAACATCATAGTGCCTAGTGTCACCATCTTCATCTCTTATACTCTCATCCTGTCCAGTATCCTGAAAATCAGCTCCACTGAAGGCAGGTCCAAAGCCTTTAGCACCTGCAGCTCCCACATAATTGTGATCACTATTTTTTTTGGGTCAGCTTCATTCATGTATTTCAAGCCATCTTCATTAGGGTCTGAAGACCAGGGCAAAGTTTCTTCAATCTTTTATACAAATATGGTGCCCATGGTAAACCCCATCATTTATAGTCTGAGGAATAAAGATGTTAAGACTGCCTTGAGGACAAcctt tctagagtttgagtttgagtct